One Dictyoglomus turgidum DSM 6724 DNA window includes the following coding sequences:
- a CDS encoding M67 family metallopeptidase, protein MEIYLPKDIFKMLVVHSIHEYPFEACGILGGEVGASQIIVKSYFTTKNVSSDPYREYLIDPWEEIKILRFIEKIGQNFIGVYHSHPEGGQYLSEKDKNSMIPEICYLVFSLRINTNPTIKLDAYFKKDEDILNLPIRIF, encoded by the coding sequence ATGGAAATTTATCTTCCTAAGGATATTTTTAAGATGCTTGTTGTACATTCCATCCATGAATATCCCTTTGAGGCGTGTGGAATTCTTGGGGGTGAGGTGGGAGCTTCTCAAATTATCGTTAAAAGCTATTTTACGACTAAGAATGTTTCTTCAGATCCTTATAGAGAATATCTTATAGATCCATGGGAAGAGATTAAAATTTTAAGATTTATAGAGAAAATTGGGCAAAACTTTATAGGGGTTTATCATTCCCATCCTGAAGGAGGACAGTATTTGTCAGAAAAGGACAAAAATAGTATGATTCCAGAGATATGTTATTTAGTTTTTTCTTTGAGAATTAATACTAATCCCACCATAAAACTTGATGCTTATTTTAAAAAAGATGAGGATATATTAAATTTGCCCATAAGAATCTTTTAA
- a CDS encoding N-acetylglucosamine kinase has product MKYFLGVDAGGTKTEAVILDGEGRIVGIGRSGPGNYEGIGVEEAKRNWILAIEKAKGERRNIEFEVACFGLAGADFPEDFIMLEKEIKELNIAKEFIVENDAPIALRAGNKEFWGVIIVMGTGNNGYGRAKNGRWYRYFGEGYIFGDWGGASSIVQEMLFHAFRSYDGRGEKTLLEDIVLNFFNEKDYVDLAKRLYYNPSEYNKALELAPLLFEAVRMGDKVAIKIVERVVDETVISAYNLMKKLDLLREETPVVLAGSVYKGAEWLPEYIQGKLRVYAEKCKVIPLKIPPAVGAVLIAYEKGGCVLTDEIWDYLWNFDYNSAIRT; this is encoded by the coding sequence ATGAAGTATTTTCTCGGAGTGGATGCGGGGGGAACAAAGACGGAAGCTGTTATTTTGGATGGGGAAGGAAGGATAGTAGGTATTGGGAGGTCTGGTCCTGGGAATTATGAGGGAATAGGAGTTGAAGAAGCAAAAAGAAATTGGATTTTAGCAATTGAAAAGGCAAAGGGGGAAAGAAGGAATATAGAGTTTGAGGTTGCCTGTTTTGGGCTTGCTGGAGCAGATTTTCCCGAAGATTTTATTATGCTTGAGAAGGAGATTAAAGAACTTAATATAGCAAAGGAATTTATAGTGGAGAATGATGCTCCCATTGCTCTTAGAGCTGGAAACAAAGAGTTTTGGGGAGTAATTATTGTGATGGGAACGGGAAATAATGGTTATGGAAGAGCAAAGAATGGTAGATGGTATAGGTATTTTGGTGAGGGATATATTTTTGGAGATTGGGGTGGCGCTTCTTCTATAGTACAAGAGATGCTTTTTCATGCTTTTAGATCCTATGATGGAAGGGGAGAAAAGACATTATTAGAAGACATTGTTCTTAACTTTTTTAATGAAAAGGATTATGTTGATCTTGCTAAAAGACTCTATTATAATCCCTCAGAATATAACAAGGCATTAGAACTTGCTCCTTTACTCTTTGAGGCTGTAAGAATGGGGGATAAGGTAGCCATAAAAATTGTAGAAAGGGTTGTAGATGAGACTGTTATTTCAGCTTATAATCTTATGAAAAAACTAGATCTTTTAAGGGAAGAAACTCCTGTGGTTCTTGCAGGAAGTGTTTATAAAGGAGCAGAATGGCTTCCCGAATATATTCAGGGAAAGTTAAGGGTTTATGCAGAAAAGTGTAAAGTAATCCCTCTTAAGATTCCACCAGCTGTAGGAGCAGTACTTATTGCTTATGAGAAAGGAGGCTGTGTCCTAACGGATGAAATTTGGGATTACTTATGGAATTTTGATTATAACAGTGCTATAAGAACCTAA
- a CDS encoding 6-phospho-beta-glucosidase: protein MKVVVIGGGSTYTPELIEGFFDIWDKVDSLEIVLMDIDENRLNIVYEFLKRMIHKVKAKIDLKKSTDLDKILPGADFIINQIRVGGNKARLLDETIPLEFNLLGQETTGPGGFANALRTIPVVYNIAKKVENYAPNSYFINFTNPSGIITEMLLNYTKVKAIGLCNVPINFQKFFADLAEVDMKEVFLDYFGLNHLSFVRRIFVRGEDRTSELLEKAKEKASDSEKKIIDYLKMFPNYYLRYYYFREEMVEELKHKPKRAEEVMKVEEDLLKLYQDPNLDTKPMELSKRGGALYSKAAVNLISHLYGLQEGFQIINVRNDGSILDLPQDSVVEIPVYVQKDRFHRYVIGGLPIEVRGLIQAVKVYERLTIEAAMEGSYKKALLALSQHPLISSLSLSEKLLNKLIEVNKGLFPELK from the coding sequence ATGAAGGTAGTTGTTATTGGAGGAGGGAGTACCTACACCCCAGAATTGATTGAGGGATTTTTTGATATATGGGATAAAGTTGATTCCTTAGAAATAGTTCTTATGGATATAGATGAAAATAGGTTAAATATTGTCTATGAGTTTTTGAAGAGAATGATCCATAAAGTCAAAGCTAAAATAGATCTTAAAAAATCCACTGATCTTGATAAGATACTTCCTGGAGCTGATTTTATAATAAATCAAATCAGAGTAGGAGGAAACAAAGCAAGACTTCTTGATGAAACAATTCCTTTAGAATTTAACCTTTTAGGACAAGAGACTACAGGCCCTGGTGGCTTTGCTAATGCATTAAGAACTATTCCTGTGGTTTATAATATTGCTAAGAAAGTTGAAAACTATGCTCCAAATTCCTATTTTATTAATTTTACAAATCCTTCAGGAATCATAACTGAGATGCTCTTAAATTATACAAAGGTAAAGGCTATAGGTTTGTGTAATGTTCCTATAAATTTTCAAAAGTTTTTTGCAGACCTTGCTGAGGTAGATATGAAAGAGGTTTTTTTAGATTATTTTGGGTTAAATCATTTAAGTTTTGTAAGAAGGATTTTTGTTAGAGGTGAAGATAGAACCAGCGAACTTTTGGAGAAGGCAAAAGAGAAAGCTTCAGATTCGGAAAAGAAAATAATAGATTACTTAAAGATGTTTCCTAATTATTATCTTAGATATTATTACTTTCGAGAAGAGATGGTTGAAGAGCTAAAGCATAAACCTAAGAGGGCTGAAGAAGTTATGAAAGTAGAGGAAGACCTTTTAAAGCTTTATCAAGATCCAAATCTTGATACAAAACCAATGGAGCTTTCTAAAAGAGGAGGGGCTTTATATTCTAAGGCTGCTGTAAACTTAATATCACATCTTTATGGCTTGCAGGAAGGTTTTCAAATAATCAATGTGAGAAACGATGGAAGTATTCTTGATCTTCCTCAAGATAGCGTAGTAGAGATACCTGTTTATGTACAAAAAGATAGATTTCACAGATATGTTATCGGGGGTTTACCTATAGAAGTTAGAGGATTAATACAAGCGGTAAAAGTTTATGAGAGGCTAACCATTGAGGCAGCTATGGAAGGTTCGTATAAAAAAGCTCTCTTAGCTCTTTCTCAACATCCCCTTATTTCTTCTCTTTCTCTTTCTGAAAAACTGTTAAATAAATTAATAGAGGTGAATAAAGGACTCTTTCCAGAATTGAAGTAA
- a CDS encoding MoaD/ThiS family protein: protein MRVIIRRNNEIREIKGDLKVREIFKVLNINPETALVIKGEEILTPDKIVRDDEEIEIIPVISGGR, encoded by the coding sequence ATGAGGGTAATTATACGTAGAAATAATGAGATAAGGGAGATTAAAGGAGATCTTAAAGTAAGGGAAATATTTAAGGTCCTAAATATAAACCCAGAAACAGCTCTTGTAATAAAGGGAGAAGAGATTCTTACCCCCGACAAAATAGTAAGAGATGATGAAGAGATAGAAATCATACCCGTGATTTCTGGAGGAAGGTAA
- a CDS encoding 2-oxoacid:ferredoxin oxidoreductase subunit beta — MRIEDFENNQIPAWCPGCGNWSILNCLKRVLSELEIKPKDLLMVSGIGQAAKAPHYFKCNLFNGLHGRDIPAAVGAKIANKDLIVICESGDGNTYGEGGNHLIHNIRRNLNIKVFVHNNQIYGLTKGQASPTSDQGMKTKVQPLGVPYKPLNPIALAISQGASFVARSFSGDPDHLVEMMKQAILHKGFALLDILQPCVTFNRINTYQWYKERIYKLGPDYDPTDVMKAFEKSLEWGNKIPIGIIYKNERQTFEEILPQLKGEPLYKKVRSPVEVFEKIVKEFQ; from the coding sequence ATGAGAATAGAGGATTTTGAAAACAATCAAATACCTGCATGGTGTCCTGGATGTGGAAATTGGTCTATCTTAAATTGTTTGAAAAGGGTTCTTTCTGAATTAGAAATTAAACCTAAGGATCTTCTTATGGTCTCAGGAATAGGTCAGGCAGCAAAGGCACCCCATTATTTTAAATGCAATCTTTTTAATGGACTTCATGGAAGGGATATTCCTGCTGCTGTGGGAGCTAAAATTGCTAATAAAGATTTAATAGTAATTTGCGAGTCTGGAGATGGAAATACCTATGGAGAGGGTGGTAATCATCTTATACATAACATTAGGAGAAATTTAAATATAAAGGTTTTTGTCCATAATAACCAAATTTATGGTCTTACAAAAGGACAAGCATCGCCTACAAGTGATCAAGGAATGAAAACAAAGGTACAGCCCTTAGGGGTTCCTTATAAGCCCCTAAATCCTATAGCCTTAGCCATATCTCAGGGGGCATCTTTTGTGGCAAGGTCTTTTTCAGGAGATCCAGATCATTTAGTGGAGATGATGAAGCAAGCTATTTTACACAAAGGTTTTGCTTTGCTTGATATTCTTCAGCCCTGTGTTACCTTTAATAGGATAAATACCTATCAATGGTATAAGGAAAGAATTTATAAACTTGGTCCAGATTATGATCCTACAGATGTTATGAAGGCTTTTGAAAAGTCTTTAGAATGGGGGAATAAAATACCTATTGGGATTATCTATAAAAACGAAAGACAAACTTTTGAGGAAATTTTACCTCAACTAAAAGGTGAACCCCTTTATAAGAAGGTTAGATCGCCTGTTGAGGTTTTTGAAAAGATAGTAAAAGAGTTTCAGTAA
- a CDS encoding alpha-amylase family glycosyl hydrolase, which translates to MRKKFFIKKAFVLIFILLIFITYIHGYNEPWYKDSIFYEVFVRSFADSDEDKVGDINGLIEKLDYFKNLNINALWLMPIFPSISYHGYDVTDYYDIHPAYGTLEDFENLVKKAHEKNIKIILDLVINHTSSRHPWFVSATSSYTSPYRDYYIWSPKKPDKNPNLWYQKPTGYYYALFWSEMPDLNFDNPKVREEVKKIAKFWIEKGVDGFRLDAVKHIYDDDYKNIQWWKEFYSYLKGIKPDIYLVGEVWDNEYKIAEYYKGLPSNFNFPLADKIINSVANQRDLGLIEFLQFERELFKESNPNFIDAIFLRNHDQVRVRTSFGGSIDKSILAGSIYLTLPGTPFIYYGEEIGMEGAKPDEYIREPFKWTDDMKSKYQTYWIIPRYNFIGNGIAFDTEEKDPNSIYNHYKRILELRSKYKALSLGSIERIETQDKSILAYKRELNNEGLIVIHNLNRVETTFNLSFSVKNEDILYIRNAKLNNNKVILGSYSTVIIKIP; encoded by the coding sequence ATGAGAAAAAAGTTCTTCATTAAGAAAGCTTTTGTCCTCATATTTATACTCTTAATTTTTATAACCTATATTCATGGATATAATGAACCCTGGTATAAAGATTCCATCTTCTATGAGGTATTTGTAAGATCCTTTGCAGACAGTGACGAAGACAAGGTAGGAGATATAAATGGACTTATAGAGAAATTAGACTACTTTAAAAATCTAAATATTAATGCTTTATGGTTGATGCCCATCTTTCCCTCAATAAGCTATCATGGCTATGACGTTACTGATTATTATGATATTCATCCCGCTTATGGTACCTTAGAAGATTTTGAAAATTTGGTAAAAAAAGCCCATGAAAAAAATATTAAAATTATTCTTGATTTAGTAATAAACCATACTTCTTCTAGACATCCTTGGTTTGTCTCTGCTACATCTTCTTACACTTCCCCTTATAGGGACTATTATATATGGAGTCCAAAAAAGCCTGATAAAAATCCTAATTTATGGTATCAAAAACCCACAGGATACTACTATGCATTATTTTGGTCAGAAATGCCTGATCTAAATTTTGACAATCCCAAAGTAAGAGAAGAGGTTAAGAAGATTGCAAAATTCTGGATAGAAAAGGGTGTTGATGGATTTAGACTTGATGCAGTCAAACATATCTACGATGATGACTATAAAAACATCCAATGGTGGAAGGAGTTCTACTCATATCTAAAAGGTATAAAACCTGATATTTATCTTGTAGGTGAGGTTTGGGATAATGAGTATAAGATAGCAGAATATTACAAAGGTTTACCATCAAACTTTAATTTTCCCCTCGCTGATAAAATAATAAATTCTGTAGCAAACCAAAGAGACTTAGGACTTATAGAATTCCTACAATTTGAAAGAGAACTTTTTAAAGAAAGCAATCCTAACTTTATTGATGCCATCTTTTTGAGAAACCATGATCAAGTAAGAGTTAGAACATCTTTCGGAGGAAGCATAGATAAGAGTATTCTTGCTGGATCTATTTATTTGACTTTACCAGGAACTCCTTTTATATATTATGGAGAAGAAATAGGAATGGAGGGAGCAAAACCTGATGAGTATATAAGGGAGCCCTTCAAATGGACCGATGATATGAAATCCAAGTATCAGACCTATTGGATCATCCCAAGATATAATTTTATAGGAAACGGTATAGCCTTTGATACGGAAGAAAAAGATCCTAATAGTATATATAATCACTACAAAAGAATTTTAGAGTTAAGAAGTAAATATAAAGCTTTATCTCTGGGAAGTATTGAGAGGATAGAAACTCAAGACAAATCTATCCTTGCCTATAAGCGAGAACTAAACAACGAAGGATTAATAGTTATTCACAATCTAAATAGAGTAGAAACCACCTTTAACCTTAGTTTTAGCGTAAAAAATGAGGATATTCTCTATATTAGAAATGCTAAACTTAATAATAACAAAGTGATTTTAGGTTCTTATAGCACTGTTATAATCAAAATTCCATAA
- a CDS encoding alpha-galactosidase has product MPIIYDRENNIFHLMAGDSSYIIKIFKNKYPVHLYWGKRLNHSHFSEAFITSPFGANPDPNDKSFTFDRMLLEYPSYGNSDFRHPAFQVEQEDGSRITHLVFNNYRIYKGKPKLEGLPATYVEDEDEAETLELELADELINLRVILLYTVYKDYNVITRSIKFINEGNQKLKILRALSTCVDFDHCNFDLLHLWGSWARERYVERVPLMHGIKVIESSRGESSHQHNPFIALLSKDATEKHGDVYGFSLVYSGNFAANVEVDQFNTTRVTMGINPFEFTWILEKGESFQTPEVVMVYSSQGIGEMSRTYHRLYRKRLVRGVYRDKRRPILVNTWEAVYFNINEEKLLSLAKEAKELGIELFVLDDGWFGRRDDDTSSLGDWYVDKRKLPNGLDGLGKKLNEIGLKFGLWFEPEMVSPDSELYRKHPDWCIQVRGRTLSQCRNQYVLDITRKEVREEILRMMKEIIKNAPIEYIKWDMNRPLTEVGSLALPPERQKEVFHRYVLALYEMMEELISEFPYILFEGCSGGGGRFDPGILYYMPQIWTSDDTDAIERLKIQWGTSIVYPASTIGAHVSAVPNHQVGRITPLKTRGYVAMSGVFGYEMDLTKLTPEEKELVKEQIEIYKRIWHIVFEGDLYRLVSPFEENSASWMFVTPDKKEAFVIYVNMLAEPNPPFKKLKLDGLDPNKKYIIEGTDKEYYGDELMNIGINIPPMRDFDSFAFILKEKS; this is encoded by the coding sequence ATGCCTATAATATATGATAGAGAAAATAATATTTTTCACTTAATGGCAGGAGATTCCAGTTATATTATAAAAATCTTTAAAAACAAATATCCTGTACATCTTTACTGGGGGAAAAGACTAAACCATTCTCATTTCTCAGAAGCTTTTATCACCTCTCCCTTTGGGGCAAATCCAGATCCTAATGACAAATCCTTCACTTTTGACAGAATGCTATTAGAGTATCCTTCGTATGGAAATTCTGATTTCAGACATCCAGCCTTTCAAGTAGAGCAAGAAGACGGTTCCCGAATAACCCATTTAGTTTTTAACAACTACAGAATATATAAAGGAAAGCCTAAGCTTGAAGGTTTACCCGCAACATACGTAGAAGACGAAGATGAGGCAGAAACCCTTGAATTAGAACTTGCAGATGAACTTATAAACTTAAGAGTCATTCTATTATACACCGTTTATAAAGATTATAACGTAATTACAAGAAGCATTAAATTTATAAATGAGGGAAATCAAAAACTAAAGATATTAAGAGCTCTAAGTACTTGTGTTGACTTTGATCATTGTAATTTTGATCTTCTTCATCTTTGGGGATCATGGGCAAGGGAAAGATACGTAGAGAGAGTACCATTGATGCATGGCATAAAAGTAATTGAAAGCTCCCGTGGAGAAAGCTCTCACCAACACAACCCCTTTATAGCTTTACTCTCCAAAGATGCTACTGAGAAACATGGCGATGTATATGGATTTAGCTTAGTATATAGTGGAAACTTTGCAGCAAACGTAGAGGTGGATCAATTTAATACCACAAGAGTCACTATGGGTATTAATCCCTTTGAATTTACATGGATTCTTGAAAAGGGTGAAAGTTTTCAAACACCAGAAGTAGTAATGGTTTATTCCTCTCAAGGAATAGGAGAAATGTCTAGAACTTATCACAGATTATATAGAAAAAGACTTGTGAGAGGAGTTTATAGAGATAAAAGAAGACCTATTCTTGTAAACACATGGGAGGCAGTTTATTTTAATATAAATGAAGAAAAACTTCTCTCCTTAGCTAAAGAGGCTAAAGAACTTGGAATTGAACTTTTTGTCCTTGATGATGGATGGTTTGGAAGAAGAGACGATGATACAAGTTCTCTTGGAGATTGGTATGTGGACAAAAGAAAATTACCTAACGGACTTGACGGATTGGGCAAAAAATTAAATGAGATAGGACTTAAATTTGGACTTTGGTTTGAGCCTGAAATGGTTTCTCCTGATAGCGAACTATATAGAAAACATCCTGATTGGTGTATACAAGTTAGGGGAAGAACTCTCTCTCAATGTAGAAATCAGTATGTGCTTGACATCACGAGAAAAGAAGTAAGAGAAGAAATATTAAGAATGATGAAAGAGATTATAAAAAATGCACCTATAGAATATATCAAATGGGACATGAATAGACCTTTAACTGAAGTAGGTTCTCTTGCTCTCCCTCCAGAAAGACAAAAAGAAGTATTTCATAGATATGTGTTAGCTTTATATGAAATGATGGAGGAACTTATTTCAGAATTTCCCTATATCCTCTTTGAGGGATGCTCAGGAGGAGGAGGCAGATTTGACCCCGGAATTCTCTATTATATGCCTCAAATTTGGACCAGTGATGACACCGATGCTATAGAAAGATTAAAGATACAATGGGGAACCAGTATAGTATATCCAGCATCCACCATTGGAGCCCATGTATCTGCAGTTCCCAATCATCAGGTAGGAAGAATAACTCCCTTAAAAACCAGAGGCTATGTAGCCATGTCTGGTGTATTTGGATACGAAATGGATCTTACAAAATTAACTCCTGAGGAAAAGGAATTAGTAAAAGAACAAATAGAGATATATAAAAGAATATGGCATATTGTCTTTGAGGGTGACCTCTACAGACTTGTAAGCCCCTTTGAGGAAAACTCTGCTTCTTGGATGTTTGTTACTCCTGATAAAAAAGAGGCTTTTGTGATTTATGTAAATATGTTAGCTGAACCTAATCCTCCTTTTAAAAAGCTTAAACTTGATGGATTAGATCCCAACAAAAAGTATATAATCGAGGGTACCGACAAGGAATACTATGGAGATGAACTTATGAACATTGGTATAAATATACCTCCTATGAGAGATTTTGATTCTTTCGCTTTTATATTAAAAGAAAAATCTTAA
- a CDS encoding ATP-binding protein: MHCTKCHNEASIYIRRHNTAFCKEHFIEYIYGQVEKAIKKYKMFEKNDQILVAVSGGKDSLALWDILISLGYKADGLHIDLGISEYSEKSKETVKKFAESKNLKLHIISIKDLYGLGIKEIAHKNRKTPCATCGVIKRYIMNLAALELKYNVIATGHNLDDESATLLGNILHWQIDYLKAHSPILLEDEVGFARKVKPLYRVSEYETSAYCIMKKIEYIIDECPMSIDAQSLKYKEILNIIERDSPGTKEQFYFGFLEKGKIYFSPEKRDIKLNNCKICGQPTTSEICGFCRQMTKANLEPLRIKEFVIKLKDSYGQI, encoded by the coding sequence ATGCACTGTACTAAGTGTCATAATGAAGCAAGCATATATATAAGAAGGCATAATACTGCCTTTTGTAAGGAACATTTTATAGAATATATATATGGACAAGTAGAGAAAGCTATTAAAAAATATAAGATGTTTGAAAAAAATGACCAAATCCTTGTTGCAGTCTCCGGAGGAAAGGACAGCCTTGCCCTATGGGATATTTTAATTTCCTTAGGATATAAAGCTGATGGCTTACATATCGATCTTGGAATTTCAGAATATTCTGAGAAATCAAAGGAAACTGTTAAAAAATTTGCAGAAAGTAAAAACTTAAAACTCCATATCATCTCTATAAAGGACCTATATGGTTTAGGAATAAAAGAAATTGCTCATAAAAATAGAAAAACCCCCTGCGCTACTTGTGGCGTAATAAAGAGGTACATAATGAACTTAGCTGCTCTGGAATTAAAATATAATGTGATTGCCACAGGACACAATCTTGATGACGAATCTGCAACTCTCCTTGGAAACATCCTTCATTGGCAAATAGACTATCTTAAAGCCCACTCTCCAATACTCCTTGAAGATGAGGTTGGATTTGCAAGAAAAGTTAAGCCCCTTTATAGAGTCTCAGAGTACGAAACCTCTGCCTATTGTATTATGAAGAAAATTGAATACATAATTGACGAATGTCCTATGTCCATAGATGCTCAATCTCTTAAATATAAGGAAATCTTAAATATCATTGAAAGGGATTCCCCCGGAACAAAAGAACAATTTTATTTTGGTTTTTTAGAAAAAGGAAAAATTTATTTTAGCCCAGAAAAAAGAGATATAAAGCTAAATAATTGTAAAATCTGTGGACAACCTACTACCTCAGAAATATGCGGATTTTGCAGGCAAATGACAAAGGCAAATTTAGAACCTCTACGGATAAAAGAATTTGTAATAAAGTTAAAAGATTCTTATGGGCAAATTTAA
- a CDS encoding radical SAM/SPASM domain-containing protein translates to MFITNIIWILDIRCNLNCPHCYVHRRNWERRISKKRALKLIEEVKELSIKSIDFTGGEPLLIEDLFEYIEKARSLGLEVSLNSNVLLLTREIAKFLKDNNVYLYVSIDGSNRETFEKMRGRGNFDKLLNSIDLINEFAIPYSIIFSISSLNYYDAKNMVKFAKNIGAKDLCMIPVIPSGEAKNTGIYIDSKILIDTIREVSYEAEKEEYPVILWCVPFMKSMKLSNYVIVDECHVFDCIDLAPTGDIMLCDVLDMPLSEIRTKSLSEALREVERNGFYKLLKERYKLCFGCGVAEFCKGGCYARSYIVERDISKPDPYCPKVLSFL, encoded by the coding sequence ATATTCATTACTAATATTATTTGGATCCTTGACATAAGATGTAATTTAAATTGTCCTCACTGTTATGTCCATAGGAGGAATTGGGAGAGAAGAATCTCAAAAAAGAGAGCCTTAAAACTGATAGAAGAAGTAAAGGAACTATCCATTAAAAGTATAGATTTCACAGGAGGGGAACCTCTTTTAATAGAAGATCTTTTTGAATATATAGAAAAGGCTCGTTCTTTAGGACTTGAAGTGTCTTTGAATTCTAATGTTCTTCTGCTTACCAGGGAAATAGCGAAGTTTTTGAAAGACAATAATGTATATCTTTATGTTTCTATTGATGGCTCTAATAGAGAGACTTTTGAAAAGATGAGGGGTAGAGGTAATTTTGACAAGCTGTTAAATAGTATAGACTTAATCAATGAATTTGCTATTCCTTATTCCATAATTTTTTCTATTTCTTCCTTGAATTATTATGACGCTAAAAATATGGTAAAATTTGCCAAGAATATTGGGGCAAAAGATCTTTGTATGATACCAGTAATTCCCTCTGGAGAAGCTAAGAACACAGGAATCTATATAGATTCCAAAATCTTAATAGATACCATTAGGGAAGTTTCTTATGAGGCTGAGAAGGAAGAATATCCCGTAATACTTTGGTGTGTGCCTTTTATGAAGAGTATGAAACTCTCAAACTATGTTATTGTAGATGAATGCCATGTTTTTGATTGTATAGATCTTGCTCCTACAGGTGATATTATGCTTTGTGACGTACTGGATATGCCTCTTTCTGAAATAAGGACAAAATCTCTTTCTGAAGCATTAAGAGAAGTGGAACGGAATGGATTTTATAAGTTACTTAAAGAAAGATATAAACTTTGTTTTGGTTGCGGTGTAGCAGAATTCTGTAAAGGGGGGTGTTATGCGAGATCTTATATAGTAGAAAGGGATATTAGTAAACCAGATCCTTATTGTCCTAAGGTTTTGTCTTTTTTATAA